One window of the Nicotiana tabacum cultivar K326 chromosome 4, ASM71507v2, whole genome shotgun sequence genome contains the following:
- the LOC107793745 gene encoding thioredoxin-like 1-2, chloroplastic, producing the protein MACSFKTGFSVSGSCDCFFNNTNKGFSVRSSVGALNITALTPNEFLGKSLDVPNQIGLSHWNVKTPKPVSINAQASICVSKAQRWWEKTLKPNMLEIHSAKELVDSLLNAGDKLVIIDFYSPGCGGCRTLHPKICQLADSNPDAIFLKVNYEELKAMCHALRIHVLPFFRFYRGAEGKLCSFSCTNATIKKFKDALGKYGTDRCSLGPAKGLDESELLALASIGQLSRNQSLDYPKKDRLENFVLSGVDLSSNFDNNLGLKESNELLMA; encoded by the exons ATGGCTTGTTCGTTCAAAACTGGATTTTCTGTTTCTGGTTCCTGCGATTGCTTTTTCAACAACACAAACAAAGGCTTTTCTGTTCGCTCTTCGGTTGGGGCTCTAAATATTACAGCTTTAACACCCAATGAATTTCTGGGCAAATCTTTGGATGTACCGAATCAGATTGGTTTGAGCCATTGGAATGTTAAAACTCCAAAACCCGTCTCCATTAAT GCACAAGCATCAATATGTGTAAGCAAAGCTCAAAGATGGTGggaaaaaaccctaaaacccaACATGCTAGAAATCCATTCAGCGAAGGAGCTTGTTGATTCATTGTTAAATGCTGGTGACAAATTGGTCATTATTGACTTTTATTCCCCTGGTTGTGGAGGTTGCAGGACTTTACATCCTAAG ATATGTCAACTGGCTGATTCAAACCCGGATGCAATTTTTCTCAAAGTAAACTATGAAGAACTCAAAGCCATGTGTCATGCTCTTCGAATTCATGTTTTGCCCTTCTTTAGATTCTATAGGGGTGCAGAAGGCAAACTCTGTAGCTTCAGCTGTACTAATGCAACA ATCAAGAAATTCAAAGATGCATTAGGGAAGTACGGAACAGATAGGTGTAGCCTTGGTCCAGCAAAAGGGCTTGATGAGTCTGAGCTGTTAGCTTTAGCCTCAATTGGTCAATTATCAAGAAATCAATCCTTGGATTATCCGAAAAAGGATAGATTGGAAAATTTTGTGCTATCAGGTGTGGATCTATCCAGCAATTTTGATAATAATCTGGGGCTAAAAGAAAGCAACGAGTTGTTGATGGCCTAA
- the LOC107793744 gene encoding uncharacterized protein LOC107793744 translates to MADNGVDNTHNVEAQENQPQHEYSISDTHNKGNKAMPVHGCRVTFLTAKKTKVSVTHIKRLREVAGDDITFTEEDMDGLLLPHNDTLVISLNVLDFRIKRVLVDPGSSANIIQWRVLEQVKLTKSIIPTTKLLAGFNLARVITIGESLLPTNAEGVMETTLFEVVDGDMGYNIILGRPWLQEIKAVPSTYHQLLKFPTFERLKQIRGDQTAARKMNAISISGSKGKEPAT, encoded by the exons ATGGCAGATAATGGTGTTGACAACACACACAACGTTGAGGCTCAAGAAAATCAGCCTCAACACGAATATTCTATCAGTGATACCCACAACAAGGGGAACAAGGCCATGCCGGTCCACGGCTGCAG GGTTACATTTTTGACGGCAAAAAAGACAAAGGTGTCAGTGACCCACATcaagagactccgggaagtcgCTGGAGACGATATTACTTTTACGGAGGAAGACATGGATGGACTGCTGCTACCGCATAACGACACCCTGGTAATCTCTCTAAATGTCTTAGATTTTAGAATTAAACGTGTTctggtggatccaggaagttcggccaatattatACAATGGAGGGTGTTGGAGCAAGTCAAGCTCACCAAAAGCATCATTCCGACCACAAAGCTCCTCGCCGGGTTCAATCTAGCAAGAGTGATAACCATAGGAGAGAGCCTGCTGCCCACGAATGCTGAAGGGGTGATGGAGACGACCCTTTTCGAGGTGGTGGATGGTGATATGGGTTACAACATCATCCTAGGGAGACCATGGTTGCAAGAAATAAAGGCTGTGCCATCAACGTATCATCAACTGCTGAAATTCCCAACTTTCGAGAGActtaaacaaataagaggtgaCCAAACGGCAGCAAGGAAGATGAATGCAATCTCAATCTCcggtagcaaagggaaggagcctGCAACATAG